In Pleurocapsa minor HA4230-MV1, the genomic window AGACGTAGCTGCTCTGGCAGCAGCGATGGAAAATTTAATGTCTGATGAAGCCCTAAGAGAAAAACTTGCTCATAACGCTCCTCAAGTATTGGAAAGATTTGGTTTGGATGCCATAGTGACAGAATGGGAAACTTTAATGAATAAATTATTGGAGGCATAAATTTAATGACTGATAGGAAACGCATTACTTTTTTTCTTGACGCCCTCCATGGTGGTGGTGCCGAAAAGGCAGTAGTTAATTTACTTAAAGGCTTAGCTCAACGAGATGAATTTGACCTAGATTTAGTTCTCGCTACTAAAGAGGGCCCTTATTTAGATTTAGTCCCCCCAGAAGTAAGAATTGTTGACCTGAATAGTGGTCGAGCAATCAAAGCCACCTTACCTTTGATCAGCTACCTGAAGGAAAATCATCCTTGGGCGGTGATTGGTAATATGGGTCATGTTAATGTCGTAGCTTCAATCGCTAAAGAATTATCAGGAATCAAGACTAAGCTAGTTTTGGTCGAACAGAATACATTATCTACCTCTAAAAGTAAGCTCAAGCGGGCGAAACTAGTTGAACTATTGATGAAATGGTTATATCCTCGTGCTGATGCAGTGGCAGGAGTTTCCGTAGGTGTTGCTCGTGATTTAGAACAACAGTTAAAACTAAAGAAAGAAACAGTTAGGGTACTTAATAATCCTGTAGTTAATGAAGATTTAATTAGTAAAAGCCAAGCTAGTTTAGAACACTCTTGGTTTACTGTCGATGCGCCACCAGTATTTTTAGCGGTGGGCAGATTAAATTCACAGAAAGATTTTCCTAATTTGTTGAATGCTTTTGCTCAGGTAAGAAAACAGCAAGTAGCCCGTTTAATTATTTTAGGAGAAGGGGAAGAGCGTCAAGCCTTAGAAGCAATTATTGGTAATTTGGGTATTGGTGAGGATGTTTTATTACCTGGTTTTGTTAAAAATCCCTATGTCTATATGAAACACGCCAGTTGCTTTGTTCTCTCCTCTCAAGCAGAGGGATTACCTACGGTACTGATTGAAGCGATGGCTTGTGGTTGTCCCGTTGTGTCTACAGACTGTCCTAGTGGACCAGAAGAAATTTTAGATCGCGGAACTTATGGCTTGTTGGTTCCGAGCAAAAATTCTGAAGCTTTAGGGGAAGCAATGGGCAAAACTCTCAACAATCCTCTTAAACAGGAAATTTTAATCCAGCGTGCCAATGAATATTCTACTGAAAGAGTCGTAGCAGCATATTTATCTTTGCTCAACGAACTATAAAGGGCAAATTACAATCTTGATCGAGACAAGGTTCAAATATCAATCACTTTTTTAGCTTTTATACTAAAGAATCAATGATTAGTTCAACCGAATCAAAAAATCAGACAAAAGCTACCTTCATAACTTATTATCAAGGATTTTTGGCGATCGCATCTACCCTAGTATTTTTTACTAGATCAGATGTATATTTTAATAATCATCATGGGTTGCCCATTCCTTTAGTTTGGATGTTAGGGTTTTTGGTGGCATCTGTCCCCCTCTTTATCTCTTTGCTAAGTAGACTTCAAGATTTGTCCAGACCTCTGGTAATTTGGTCTGGCTTCTATATTGCAGCATCATTTATTTCAATTTTAATACAACCAGTGCTTCCCAAGCAGCAGTATTTAGAAGATCAATATCGCACAATTATCTTTTTGATTATGATGCTAGGGATTTTTGCTTATCATCCTCTAGTAACCAAATGGGTTAAGCAGACAATTCTATTTGTAACTTTGTGTAATATATTATTATATATTTATGAATTTTTTTATCCCTTGGCTTTCTATGTAGAACAACGGGCTCCAGGAAGATCATCTGGAGTTTATGAAGATTCTAATGTCGCTGGGATTGCACTGGTTGTGGGAATGATTTCCACTATTGACATAATTAAACCTAGATACCGTTTATTTTATGCTCTATTAATATTTGTTGGCATTACACCAACTTTTTCTCGAGGTTCAATTGCTGGGTGGTTTGTAGTCATGGGTTTTTTAATTATCAAGAAAATCATTCCTCGCCACCAAATGCCTCTTTTAATAGTATTTTTTATGGTCACAATTTCGATTTTATCGACTCAACTTGGTCAACTTAAATATTTAAAAGGTTCTGATGGTAAAACTTTATTTAACAAAGATTCCCTGGCAAGGGTGGAATTTTTGCTCAATCCTTTAGAACAAAAAGATGGCTCTAAAGCCTCTCGTGAAGATCATGTCAAGGTTGCTTGGGAAAAATTCTCGAGGCATCCTTTTATTGGTAATGGCTTGGGTTCTGGAGAAAATACTGCCACCCTCTCCACCACAGGAGTGGCTCAAAGAAGTCACAATACCTATTTAGATCAGATGGTAGAATTTGGCTTTTTAGGCGCTTTTTTTTTCCCTTCCTTACTCTTAGCATCTGTTTGGCAAGCAGAAGGAGAATTCAAAAAACAAGGGGCAGCTTTTGTGGTTTTTATTATGTTTCAGGGATTTTTTAGCCATACCCTGATGAATGAATTCTGCTCATTAATTTTTTACGCTATTATGGCAAACCTAGCTAAACACAGTAGTGAAACCAGTATTCTTAATAGTTAAAGAATTTGAACTATTAGATCAACCTTGCTTTTGTGACTCAAAGTCTTAAATTGGCACAAACTTAACTGTAGTATGTTTAACTTTTCCACTAACATCGCGAAGACCGTCATCTTAATATTTTTAACCATGATTGCTGTGTTGAGTAATTCGGCAATTAGCGAGAGTGAGATTAAAACCGATCCTTTGTTTTGGACTGCTTCAGCTATGGAAGCTGTTGAACTCAATCAACCTAGTCCAATCTTGACAGATGATGATTTGGCGAGGTTAAGAAAAATAAACTTAAAAGCAGCCAAAGGAGAATACGAAGCGTTTCAAATTGTCGTTCAAGCTCCACCAGGAAATCTGAGTAACGTTAATCTTACTGTGTCTGACTTAAAAAACTCTCAAGGAGAATTAATTAGCAAAGATAACATTACTCTCTATCGAGAACACTATATAAAACTCGATCGCCCTAGTTATTCAGGATGGCCAGCTAATCCCACTCGTGGTCAGGGATGGTATGCAGATGCTCTAATTCCCTTTGTCGATCCCAATACAGGTAAAGATATTCAAAATGCGCCATTGGATGCCGTGCCTTTTAATTTAGCAGCGGGAACAAATCAACCGATTTGGGTTGATATTTTTGTACCACCATCTACTGCTCCTGGAGAATATCAAGGAAAATTTACGATTGAAAGCGATCGCGGTATCTCCGAAGGTCAGATTGATTTAACAGTCTGGAATTTTACTCTACCCGTACAGCCATCAATAGATTCTTACTTTAATATTTGGGAAAACAGGGGAATTGAAGCACAAACATTGCTACTTGAACATAGATTAATGCCTAGTCAAAGAATTAAGTATCCAGATCAGCAAGATGCTTTTAAGAGATTGGGTGTCAAATCGGTGAATTTGCCTTTTTGGAGTGGAGCTAACTATCACACCTGCCAAATGGATCCTGCTCCCTCAGTAAATAAACTCAAAGAAGCTTCAGCTCAATATCCATCGAACTTATTGAAATACGTATTTTCGGTAGATGAAATCGATCTATGTAAAAATTTGGAAACCCCGTTAAAACAATGGGCAAAAAATATTCATCAAGCAGGATTGAAACATCTTGCCGTCATGAAACCCAGAGCAGATTTATACGATCAGATAGATATTTGGGTTGTAAATCCTTTAATGCATGAGGAAGCAAAATTTGAAATTCAGGAAGTAAAAAAGCAAGGAGATGAGATTTGGTTTTATACAGGATATAGTACAGATTATTCTCCTCTATGGCATTTGGATTCCCCACCGATTAATTTCCGTATTCCTCAAGGATGGATTGCCCAAAGTTTGAATTTAAAAGGTGTTCTTCTTGCACGAGTAGATACTTGGACAGAAAATCCTTGGCAAGAAGTACCGATTTATGTACAGGGGGATATAGATTATCCTGGCATAGAGATGTTGTTCTATCCAGGGGACAAAGTAGGTTTAAATCAGGTTGTTCCTTCCATTCGGCTTAAACGGATTAGAGAAGGAATGGAAGATTATGAATATACCGAAATCTTAAAAGAGCTTGGATATCAAGATTGGGCTATGAAAATTGTCAGAAATGTGGGAGCAAATTGGACAAATTGGACAAAAGACACTAATAGTTTAGATTTAGCTAGACAAAAATTAGGCACAAAAATTCATCAATTATCTCAGTCAAGTTAATCTCAATAATGAGGATAAAAAATTTCTATGTGAGCATTAAAATATTAAAATTGGGATTAAAAAATAAACTTTTTTTATTGTTTAATTTGTTTAATTAATTTTTCAGGATGATTAAATAGATGAAGTTAGATTCAAATCACACAGCGATTGACAATGCTGTAGAAGACAAAATTAGTAAAATTAAAATATTATTTATTATTACTGGGTTGGCATCTGGGGGAGCAGAGGTGATGCTTCTTAGTCTATTATCCAGTATCAATCGCGATCGCTTTGAACCAACTGTGATTTCCTTGATGGATAAAGGAATATATGGAGAAAAAATTGAGCAGCTAGAAATTCCCGTGTACTGTGTCAAAATGTTAGAGGGAAAACCGACCATCAACTCAGCTAGACGCATGACTGAATTAATTAAACAAGTTAAGCCAGACATGATTCAGGGTTGGATGTATCATGCTAACTTAGCCGCGCAATTTTTCAATTTTTTTATTAATCGGCAGACTCCTGTATTATGGAGTATTCATCACTCTCTCCATGCTATATCTTCGGAAAAACCTCTCACTCAAGGAATAATTCGCTTTGGTAGTTGGTCTTCTAAGTATGTGGATCGAGTTGCTTTTGTTTCGGAAAAAAGCCAAGCTCAACATCAAAAAATTGGCTATTCTAAAGCTAATAGCTGCGTTATTCCTAACGGTTTTGATACCTCTAAATTTAAGCCTTCAGCTGAGATTAGGCAGAAATTTCGTCAAGAATTAAATATTGCCGAGCGTATTTTTCTCATTGGCTCTGTTGCTCGATATCATGCGATGAAAGATCATGCTAACTTTTTGCGGGCAGCTCAGCTGCTTTTGATCGAACATCCTGAAACTAAATTCGTGATGGTCGGTACAAACGTTGATGAGCAAAACCAAGCCTTAACTAGCTTGATTGATACATTGGGCATTGGTGATAGTGTATATCTTTTAGGGCAACGTAGTGATATTCCGCAAATCACACCTGCTTTGGACATATTAACTTCTTCCTCAGCTTATGGAGAAGCTTTTCCTTTGGTACTTGGTGAGGCTATGTCCTGTG contains:
- a CDS encoding glycosyltransferase is translated as MTDRKRITFFLDALHGGGAEKAVVNLLKGLAQRDEFDLDLVLATKEGPYLDLVPPEVRIVDLNSGRAIKATLPLISYLKENHPWAVIGNMGHVNVVASIAKELSGIKTKLVLVEQNTLSTSKSKLKRAKLVELLMKWLYPRADAVAGVSVGVARDLEQQLKLKKETVRVLNNPVVNEDLISKSQASLEHSWFTVDAPPVFLAVGRLNSQKDFPNLLNAFAQVRKQQVARLIILGEGEERQALEAIIGNLGIGEDVLLPGFVKNPYVYMKHASCFVLSSQAEGLPTVLIEAMACGCPVVSTDCPSGPEEILDRGTYGLLVPSKNSEALGEAMGKTLNNPLKQEILIQRANEYSTERVVAAYLSLLNEL
- a CDS encoding O-antigen ligase family protein, giving the protein MISSTESKNQTKATFITYYQGFLAIASTLVFFTRSDVYFNNHHGLPIPLVWMLGFLVASVPLFISLLSRLQDLSRPLVIWSGFYIAASFISILIQPVLPKQQYLEDQYRTIIFLIMMLGIFAYHPLVTKWVKQTILFVTLCNILLYIYEFFYPLAFYVEQRAPGRSSGVYEDSNVAGIALVVGMISTIDIIKPRYRLFYALLIFVGITPTFSRGSIAGWFVVMGFLIIKKIIPRHQMPLLIVFFMVTISILSTQLGQLKYLKGSDGKTLFNKDSLARVEFLLNPLEQKDGSKASREDHVKVAWEKFSRHPFIGNGLGSGENTATLSTTGVAQRSHNTYLDQMVEFGFLGAFFFPSLLLASVWQAEGEFKKQGAAFVVFIMFQGFFSHTLMNEFCSLIFYAIMANLAKHSSETSILNS
- a CDS encoding DUF4091 domain-containing protein gives rise to the protein MFNFSTNIAKTVILIFLTMIAVLSNSAISESEIKTDPLFWTASAMEAVELNQPSPILTDDDLARLRKINLKAAKGEYEAFQIVVQAPPGNLSNVNLTVSDLKNSQGELISKDNITLYREHYIKLDRPSYSGWPANPTRGQGWYADALIPFVDPNTGKDIQNAPLDAVPFNLAAGTNQPIWVDIFVPPSTAPGEYQGKFTIESDRGISEGQIDLTVWNFTLPVQPSIDSYFNIWENRGIEAQTLLLEHRLMPSQRIKYPDQQDAFKRLGVKSVNLPFWSGANYHTCQMDPAPSVNKLKEASAQYPSNLLKYVFSVDEIDLCKNLETPLKQWAKNIHQAGLKHLAVMKPRADLYDQIDIWVVNPLMHEEAKFEIQEVKKQGDEIWFYTGYSTDYSPLWHLDSPPINFRIPQGWIAQSLNLKGVLLARVDTWTENPWQEVPIYVQGDIDYPGIEMLFYPGDKVGLNQVVPSIRLKRIREGMEDYEYTEILKELGYQDWAMKIVRNVGANWTNWTKDTNSLDLARQKLGTKIHQLSQSS
- a CDS encoding glycosyltransferase; translation: MKLDSNHTAIDNAVEDKISKIKILFIITGLASGGAEVMLLSLLSSINRDRFEPTVISLMDKGIYGEKIEQLEIPVYCVKMLEGKPTINSARRMTELIKQVKPDMIQGWMYHANLAAQFFNFFINRQTPVLWSIHHSLHAISSEKPLTQGIIRFGSWSSKYVDRVAFVSEKSQAQHQKIGYSKANSCVIPNGFDTSKFKPSAEIRQKFRQELNIAERIFLIGSVARYHAMKDHANFLRAAQLLLIEHPETKFVMVGTNVDEQNQALTSLIDTLGIGDSVYLLGQRSDIPQITPALDILTSSSAYGEAFPLVLGEAMSCEVPCVVTDIGDSAWIVGDTGKVVPPKNPTALAQAWQEVITMDTSAKADLGKIARRRIIDKFSLTSIVAQYEDLYQSIIERQN